aattgattgcaactataacatttgatattcctcttgtcacggttattgtaaccgcctcctcttcctctgggagtgaatgcttgttgtcctcggcctcctctggtggtgtttctgccacctcttcctctaaaacttgtattccaagaacctcttccttggaatctctggaatcctcctctggattgttgacttcctccttgagtggtgtagccacttgatgaagtctccccttgctcatatctgtccttgagagacagttttgcttgtaaggcatgctcaattgccttatctccatttcgctttacaatcttctgctcatgagcttgcaaagaactcataagctcatccactgtcaacttgtccacttctttggactcttcaattgcgacaacaacaaagtcgaattttggatctagggatctcaaaattttctcagtgaTTCGAGAATCGAtgagggcttctccatttcttctcatctggttgactatcaccataatccttgtgtgataatcagaaatagactccgaggacttcatttgcaataactcaaattctcctcgcaaagattgaagacgaatcttcttgattctgtcagcacctttgtatttctgttggagagcctcccatatatcatgtgatgtttcagcggaagctattaTCTCGAAtgtgtcttcatcaagaccttggtagatgatggtcttggctttgttgtccttctttctgttgactttcaaggcttgcttttgagcctcttgtaaagcatcttctctttctttggactctggttcatcataaccagtttgtacaatatccaaacactcttgtgacccaagaaatgccttcaatctgatgcaccaactatcatagttgtctttggtcagcttagggatgagtgtatgtgtaccttctgtagtcattttgtatttggaatgactatatcacctctttgggagccgaatttggaCAAACGAACACTGTatatcgatccggaatggtccaaatagtagggaaccggtctgactttgctGAAATCGGGTccgaaaatgggtgaaccggtcaaaaaaatcacttctgtacggcgggcggttcgctgggttgaaccgggaatattctggggaatattctggggaatattcTCTCTCTCGGCTCGGCTGGagctcggctcggctcggcgcggAGTACGGACCGGCTGGAggctcggctggactcggcttgtggctcggctaGGACTCGGCGTAAGAGGCTCGGCGCGGCTCtaatatggcgcgcgtgtggctcagtcgtcttcaacctcggggcgcgtgggatgcgcgtgggcgatctggctgaatattcaggcggcgcgtgtgggctaccctgaactccgatttggctgatttttgcggcagtgagttcgtcttgatgagctctacactttggaatgatcaaaacttgtttttgacaattttgaaaattcggatataccccaaaacacttctgttttccgacgaacggggctctgataccaattgttggtgggagaaaccactggtggtggctttgaaacactcagaggggataaaacacactgttttattacacaaaaccgaagcttacaaataaacacaaaagcttaacaaatacacgccctctctctctctctttctctttcaagtgttcctctcaattctctccacacaaaataacataactgagcatcctatttatacataaattcagaatacgaaaatctactgttccaggtgtgaaggcggctgttgaccggcggtgtgaaggcggctggcggctgcggctggtggctggcggctggtcggtggtcagtggctggtggctggttgccttccttgactggaaccttctggattgagtttaattattcaacagAAACCAGGTATTTCGACAACTAAAAATGTACGAGCATACATTTATTTCTTCCACGTAAAAGTAATGATTAGAGATATAGATACTAATATGTTTGACGATCATTTCTGTCAGAATCTTGTGAATCTAAAAGAGGTCAACCTCAGCAATTGCAAGCATCTAACAGAAATCCCAGACCTCTCACAGGCTGCAAATCTCGAGAGTTTGAATCTTCAATCCTGCACAAGTTTGACAGAAGTTCCTCAATCTATCCGATATCTAGACAAACTCTCCGATTTCAATCTGAGATCCTGTACAAGCCTTATAAGCCTGCCAAGTAGTATTAATTTGAGATCACTCAAGACTCTTAACCTCTCAGGCTGCTTAAATCTTAAGAATTATCCAGAGATCGCGGAGAATGTGCAGTACTTAAATTTAAATGAGACTTCAGTTCCAGAACTTCCCCGATCAATTGAGCATCTTGGTAGACTTGTTGCATTGAATTTGAGGGATTGTAAGCAACTTGGGAATCTTCCGGATGATGTTTGTTCGTTGAAATCTCTTGAAATTGCTGATCTGTCAGGCTGCTCAAATATCACCATGTTTCCAGCTTTTCCAGAGAAAGTCAGATATATTTACTTGAGTGGAACTGCAATAGAAGAAGTTCCCTCTTCAATCGATCGCCTTTCAAGACTCTTTTCTTTGGACCTAATGGGTTGCAAAAGTCTCAAGAATCTTCCATGTACTTTTTCTAGGCTGGCATCTCTTGAAAAACTCAGTCTCTCTGGGTGCTCAATCATCACGGAGTTTCCAGAGCTTCCATTGAGTATTAAGGAGTTGTATTTGGATGGGACAGCAATACGAGAGATTCCTTCATCAGTTGAGCATTTGTCCAACCTTGTTGAATTGAGCCTGCAAAACTGTACAAGATTTGAGATTCTACCTGGTAGTATTTTTAACTTGTATTCACTGAAAAAACTCAACCTCTTTGGATGCTCCCAATTCCAGACTTTCCCTTCTGTGGATAAATATGGACACTTGACTTACCTTTGTTTAGATGGAACAGCCATAAGAGCATTACCCTGGACAATCAAAGTTCTAGCAAGTGTTTCTCGCTTGGAAATGAAAAACTGCAGAAATCTGGAATGCAACTTGCTCCCTGAGGCTCAGAGTCTTTTGAATTTCAATGAGAGAGAGGTGAAATTATATCGCCTGCGTCAGCTATATCTAAACGATTGCAACTTACTTAGCTTGCCTGGGAGTCTTTCCTGCTTATCCTCACTAGAAGTACTGGATCTCAGTGGAAACAGTTTTACTCTGCTACCGATACTCTCAAAACTCCTTAAGCTGGAATCCCTTATTTTAAGGAATTGCTTTAGACTTGTACATATTCCGACCCTTCCACCAAGACTGATGATTCTAGATGCACACAATTGTTCATCGGTGAGCGGTGTATCAGGCAGATATTCAACTGAGGTTGAgggaaatatttttgaattccaATTTACTAACTGCTTTGGCTTCCATGACAAAACTGTATGCAAATGCAACGACATCATTGAATATTCCTTGAGGAAAATTAAGGTTTACGCCAAAAGATTGTATGCACAGGTGTTTCTCCCTTCCCATCTTTTTCTCTCCCGCTTACcttctaatttttaatgtttatctGTCATGTTAAAATTGAGTCATGATTTTAATGAAACAGATGCCATTTGTACTGCCCGGTACATCTAGTGTTTGCTTCCCAGGAAGAAATGTTCCAGACTTGTTTGTCAATCAAACTCAGGGGTTTTCATTAACAATTAAGCTGCCGACACAATGTGCTAGTAATCAGTTCCTGGGTTTTGTTCTGTGTGCTGTTGTTGACTTTGGATACTTATTCAAAAGCTCTGATGGCTTCCAAGTTAAATCTATATATCATATCAAGAACGAATATGGGGATAGTCATCATCTTCAAAGCTATTTTGGTGGTTGGTTTGACGCGGAGCATGTTCGAGAAGTCTCAAACGATATGTTGTTCTTAGGGTATGATCCATGTTTGGAATTTACAGAATGTTATTTGTTTGGAAAATGCAGTGAGGTAGTAATTGAATTCTACTCGGAAGATAGGAACAACAATCCTTTAAAGAGTTGCAATGTGATCAAGTGTGGGGTCTGTCTGCTATCTGCAGAAGATGATAATTCATGATTTCTCCACGTAGGCTAAGTTGCTGATGATCTCTTTCTACAGAAGAAAGCTTCAAACTTTCTCTCCACAAATCCTTTCTGGCTTGGCATCTTTTATCCGTTTAAAGCTTTGGAAATAGGAATTCCGAATGCAGTATCTATCTGAAACAACCCTAAATGATTCGAACCAATTTAGGAGGCACTGAGATAAATGCTTTGGGGAATTAAATGGGAAATCTGCACTCTTTATCCCAGCAAAAAGCCTCTCCCGTCGTGCCTTGCATGGTTCAATAAAGATTCAGGTTAGTTTACACTGCTCTTCTTGCACTAAGTTGCTAATCTCTTTCTTCAGAAGTTGGCTTCAGATTCTGTCTCTACGTACATATGTTTTCTGCCCCCAACTCTGTTTCCCATGTGAGATTCTGCAAACAGGAATTCTGACTTGCAATACATATATACATGCCTTGCTGGTTAATTTGGTTCTTTCCTCTTCCTAATTTGTTTCTCTTCATAATCTTAAGTTGTTCCCTGACTTCTAAAATGCTTTCCTTCCTCTCTTGCACTCTTGTTCTGCCTCACAAAATCAAGAGTGAGTTCTTTATTTTACTAGTTATTTTCGGATTCTTAGCACCTATTTAAACGGTTTGCAAGTTATTTTCAAAACAGTTTTCAGATTATTGATATTCAGAACTTTTCAAAACAGAGTTTTTTCTATAGTTTAGAACTATAATTTTAGAGTTCGAGAAGCCCTAGTTTCTTATCGTACATGCTGCATCAGAAATTCTCTAGACCTCATGATTATCACCTCCAACATAACTAGTGACAAAGGCAGAAAGAGTTTCCAATTCAGTTTTGCATATGCTTGGAGGATCCCTTCAAACAGTGTTGATAAAATAACCcaccaatcattttttttacagcGAAAGGTGTATCTCTTGAGAATTTTTGGCAGTGCTGCTTATGTCAAAATACAAGAAGAGACGAGGACTAAGCTTGAAAATCAAAGTCAGAAATGCGTTCTGCTAGGGCGTGGAGGGACTTCTTGTGGTCTCAAGGTTTACAATCCTATCGCTAAAACGGTGGCGACGTCAAGAGATGTTCAGTTAGATGGAGAGGAACCATGGAAATGGAGCAGTGAAGGGTAGCAGCAGCAACTTGTTTTAGAAGATGCATAAGAGCAGAATGATGAAGGCAGTGATCAGAATATGGCAGCAGTTCAGCCATCTCTAAATGCTTCTTCTGGTTCAGATTCAGAGAAGTCAGATCATGTACAATGTGTAAAAATCATTTATTGCTTGAAAATAAACTTTGTTAGGCtatatttatacaaaataaaggGCTGAATTTATACTATATAAGTTAACTAGCGCCAAGAAACGAAGCCTAATGTGAAGTTGCCAAAACTGAATTGTGTAATAgtagaaacaaaagaaatttgtCTAGTTGTTAAGGAGATGTAGTGGATTGCTAGATCTGTGGGgcagatttttttgtttttaagttgaaaaaaaaatatataaaggctctagtaacatatttttttagaaaaaaaaaatcataaacttaaaatttaataatacagAACaacatcattatttattttaatatcagaaaatatttttttaatatcaaaataatattatattagatCAGGAAtcaattctaattaatatataaaatctacatcaaaatataaattataagatataggtttatgaaaatatgaatTATGAGGTATAGGTTGAACTTAAAACTTTGAGTTATTGGGTTAAGGGCTCTTTGAGATTGTGATGGTAgttgtggtttaaaatattttttatttagaaatgcaataaaataatatttttttttatttttaaaaaattattttttgatcagtacatcaaaacgatctgaaataataataatttttaacaaaaaaattaatatttaaaaaaacataatttcaaccGTGTTCTCAAATAGATTCTAAAACCAAGGCCAAACAcgacaatttattttcaaaattagtttCAGAAGGGTTAGTTTTATCTTTTCTGTGACTGCTAATGAGAAATTTCccattaaaatatattcttggatGTAGACACAagctatattatttatttttattcttgtcttttttgttaCTAGATTActtcttttaataaactatGCTGTAAGAACAAGCAAAATTTTCCAATTTTCACCTCTCTTGTAGACACAATACAAGGTGACATGGCATACATAAAACAACAAACACTCCTTCTTGCAGCCATAACATATAACATCAcctatataaaacaataattattttatttccttcacTTCTGTTGGTTAAGtgtttcaaataattttgtttaaaataatggTCTACAAatcatagttatcaaacttaaTTTGGGGGTTTGACTTGGTCACGGAGCCGAGTCTCAGGTTATAAGGATCAacctgaaaaaattttaaattgttttttaaaattttaatattttatatgaaaaaataagaaacaattcATGTGAATATAGATTATgcttgttataaataataaagtttaaaatattatttcaaaaggtttttttttatttcatattaaaaaaacataatttttttcttatgaatgtaaatatagagtatatatactaaaaggtttcaaattctacattgaaaaaataaaacattcttctagtatttatacAATGGACTTTGAAAATGGttaataatcaactaaaaaatataaaaattttggttaggataaaaaacacatttgaaaaaaaaaaaaaaaaaaaaagaaatggagtcTCAACTAGGTTTTGTCAGGTTGCTTGGGTCACAGATCAATTGGATTTTGCTAGATTTTTATCTATCCCAATCTTTTAACTTACACAAACCATTCTAGCTATCAAATCAACTTGTCGACCCgattcaagtttaataactatggtgcaaattatatttttaaaacaaatttcctTACGCTTGGGAGAGGCCCAAGCACACACGGTTCCCACTCTAGCCTATCACCTGCACTTTAGATTATCCAATTCAAGCAACTAATATAAAATCCCATGCAATTCAAATCCAAGCCAAGCAATTAAATCACAGGCAACAAAATCCAGAAAATTCCAAGCCAAGGAAATTTAAGCCATTGAAACTCATTGCTTCACACtagttctttttattgtttttcttatacattattttattcTCTTACATTTATcaacttaaatattatagaattttCTAGCCAGCACAGAGGACTGTAGTAGAATCATGTTTTCAAACAGTAAATTAGCGAAGAACAAAATATTgtgacaaaagaaaagaacccGAAAGACTTACCTGATTTTGATgtctaaacaaataaaaaaaaccttcataAATGATGAACTTGAAAGACATGAAGAAATCACACGAACcgaaaataattactttaaaattttatttccacctttttctttttatagcatGGGCCGGGCAAAGGAGGGATAGTATTCAAAGACAACAGGCCCAAAGAAGGAAGCCTTAATTGGGTCATAAAGACATGTCTAGTCCTCAATTTGGTCTGCTAACGCTACATCGATtcctactctctctctctctgccttGTCTGCTTTGGTGAAGTTTGGTGATAGCAGGTTACTCTCCCCTCTCAAgttaaattaatacaaaaagcTTTCCATTTTGGAATCTTGTGCTGTTGAGAATTTTGACTCTGATAATCTCTCCTTGTTTTTGACTCGTAACCAATCTTCTGTTCTGTGTGTTCTTGGATCCTTGCGTTCTTGGCTCTTGTTAATTTGAGTGTTATTCTCTATTGAACTCTATTTATTTGGATATTCTGCATAGTATTGTTGCTTTTGATTTTCCAATAACCAACCATTCACTTGAATCGCAAACCTCATGTGCTGCTTACTAAACACAGTTTAGAATCATGGTGGATTGTGACCATGCAATTGTGAAGACATTGGTGACCTGCACAGTTTTTGTGCCATTAAAATTCTGAACATTGCGTGCTTCAATTCATTGTCGAATGGCTGCCAAATGGGTATAGATATTTTGCTATCATTTATTGTAAAATGAATGGAGTGTCTGGATTGAGGAGGTATTCCGTCCTTGAATTAAAGTTACGCAAGGTACTGAATTTAATAGACGACATTTTTGTTATCAGAGCTTAGGTTTTGGTTCCATCATTCAATTTCCTATCATTTATAGGAGGACAATCAGAGTGTATGTATAATCTGATACAATTTCAAAAGTGTAGAGAGCGAAAGTCCTAAACTTTAAAGTTGCTTGTTGTCgtcttttttgtatttcctaGGAAAAGAGGAAATAGAATAGATGGATTTATTGGTTAAGTGCATCTTGGATGAGGAAATCTATGATAAGTCAACGTACTAGTTGGAGTTGGG
This genomic stretch from Populus alba chromosome 19, ASM523922v2, whole genome shotgun sequence harbors:
- the LOC140955068 gene encoding protein SUPPRESSOR OF npr1-1, CONSTITUTIVE 1-like is translated as MIRDIDTNMFDDHFCQNLVNLKEVNLSNCKHLTEIPDLSQAANLESLNLQSCTSLTEVPQSIRYLDKLSDFNLRSCTSLISLPSSINLRSLKTLNLSGCLNLKNYPEIAENVQYLNLNETSVPELPRSIEHLGRLVALNLRDCKQLGNLPDDVCSLKSLEIADLSGCSNITMFPAFPEKVRYIYLSGTAIEEVPSSIDRLSRLFSLDLMGCKSLKNLPCTFSRLASLEKLSLSGCSIITEFPELPLSIKELYLDGTAIREIPSSVEHLSNLVELSLQNCTRFEILPGSIFNLYSLKKLNLFGCSQFQTFPSVDKYGHLTYLCLDGTAIRALPWTIKVLASVSRLEMKNCRNLECNLLPELAWESFLLILTRSTGSQWKQFYSATDTLKTP